From Cellulosimicrobium cellulans, the proteins below share one genomic window:
- a CDS encoding metal-dependent transcriptional regulator, whose amino-acid sequence MTDLIDTTEMYLKTIYELVEEGIVPLRARIAERLGHSGPTVSQTVARMERDGLVVVTGDRHLELTSVGHDKATRVMRKHRLAERLLTDVIKLDWEYVHTEACRWEHVMSELVEERLIGLLDHPHFDPYGNPIPGLPELGEQFEEVDFLDGVVSLPVFLAEHGRDGAEARVVLQRIAEPIQVDVELLSRLAEAEVLPRRTLVVRSTGDGGVTVQGEGAGVVLDLPDDVARHLFVARG is encoded by the coding sequence GTGACCGATCTGATCGATACCACCGAGATGTATCTGAAGACGATCTACGAGCTCGTGGAAGAGGGCATCGTCCCGCTGCGCGCGCGCATCGCGGAGCGCCTCGGCCACTCGGGACCCACGGTGTCGCAGACGGTCGCGCGCATGGAGCGCGACGGTCTCGTGGTCGTCACGGGCGACCGCCACCTGGAGCTCACGTCCGTCGGCCACGACAAGGCCACGCGCGTCATGCGCAAGCACCGGCTCGCGGAGCGGCTGCTCACCGACGTGATCAAGCTCGACTGGGAGTACGTGCACACCGAGGCGTGCCGCTGGGAGCACGTCATGAGCGAGCTCGTCGAGGAGCGCCTGATCGGGTTGCTCGACCACCCGCACTTCGACCCGTACGGGAACCCGATCCCGGGCCTGCCGGAGCTGGGGGAGCAGTTCGAGGAGGTCGACTTCCTCGACGGTGTCGTCTCGCTGCCCGTGTTCCTCGCGGAGCACGGTCGGGACGGCGCGGAGGCGCGCGTCGTGCTGCAGCGGATCGCCGAGCCGATCCAGGTCGACGTCGAGCTGCTCTCGCGGCTCGCGGAGGCCGAGGTGCTGCCCCGCCGGACCCTCGTCGTGCGGTCGACGGGCGACGGCGGCGTGACCGTGCAGGGAGAGGGCGCGGGGGTCGTGCTGGACCTGCCCGACGACGTCGCGCGGCACCTCTTCGTCGCCCGGGGCTAG
- the serC gene encoding phosphoserine transaminase, producing the protein MPDPANAPITIPSDLLPADGRFGSGPSKVRAAQVRALSDAGASLLGTSHRQAPVRSVVRRTREGLAELFALPEGYEVVLGNGGSTTFWDVATVSLVRTKAQHAAFGEFGAKFAAATTSAPFLEPSQVISAPAGSVALPAPADDVDVHAWPHNETSTGAMAPVRRVEGSRERGALTLVDATSGAGALPVDVAETDVYYFAPQKVFGSDGGLWLALCSPDALARSEEVESSGTRWVPESLSLRTAAANSRLDQTLNTPAIATLVMLAEQVEWILGNGGLPWAAARSAESAGHLYGWAEEREWATPFVTDPAQRSTVVGTIDLDDAIDATAIVAALRANGILDVFPYRKLGRNQLRVAMFPAIEPDDVRALTACVDHVVAHLA; encoded by the coding sequence GTGCCCGATCCCGCGAACGCCCCGATCACGATCCCCTCGGACCTGCTGCCGGCCGACGGCCGCTTCGGCTCCGGGCCCAGCAAGGTCCGCGCCGCCCAGGTCCGCGCCCTGTCCGACGCCGGCGCGTCCCTGCTCGGGACGTCCCACCGCCAGGCACCGGTCCGCTCGGTCGTGCGCCGGACGCGCGAGGGGCTCGCCGAGCTCTTCGCGCTGCCCGAGGGCTACGAGGTCGTGCTCGGGAACGGTGGCTCCACGACGTTCTGGGACGTCGCCACGGTGAGCCTCGTGCGCACCAAGGCGCAGCACGCCGCGTTCGGCGAGTTCGGCGCGAAGTTCGCCGCCGCGACGACGTCGGCGCCGTTCCTCGAGCCGTCGCAGGTGATCTCGGCCCCCGCCGGGTCCGTCGCGCTGCCCGCGCCGGCGGACGACGTCGACGTGCACGCCTGGCCGCACAACGAGACCTCGACCGGGGCCATGGCCCCGGTCCGCCGCGTCGAGGGGTCGCGCGAGCGCGGCGCCCTCACGCTCGTCGACGCCACCTCGGGTGCGGGGGCGCTCCCCGTGGACGTCGCCGAGACCGACGTCTACTACTTCGCGCCGCAGAAGGTCTTCGGGTCTGACGGCGGCCTATGGCTCGCGCTGTGCTCGCCCGACGCGCTCGCGCGGTCGGAGGAGGTCGAGTCGAGCGGCACGCGCTGGGTGCCGGAGTCCCTGTCGCTGCGCACGGCGGCGGCGAACTCGCGCCTGGACCAGACGCTCAACACGCCTGCGATCGCCACGCTCGTCATGCTCGCGGAGCAGGTCGAGTGGATCCTCGGCAACGGCGGTCTCCCCTGGGCCGCGGCCCGGTCGGCCGAGTCGGCGGGCCACCTGTACGGCTGGGCCGAGGAGCGCGAGTGGGCGACGCCGTTCGTCACCGACCCGGCGCAGCGCTCCACCGTCGTCGGCACGATCGACCTCGACGACGCGATCGACGCGACCGCCATCGTGGCCGCGCTCCGCGCGAACGGGATCCTCGACGTCTTCCCCTACCGCAAGCTCGGCCGCAACCAGCTCCGCGTGGCGATGTTCCCGGCGATCGAGCCTGACGACGTCCGCGCCCTCACCGCGTGCGTCGACCACGTCGTCGCGCACCTGGCCTGA
- a CDS encoding MFS transporter has protein sequence MSATFSSLKYYNYRVWFGAALVANVGTWMQRVAQDWLVLTDLTDNSGIAVGVVTALQFAPVLALSAWAGLLADRLPRRRLLMATQGAMGVLALGLGALVLSGRVELWHVYVFAGLLGVVTAFDNPVRQTFVAEMVPADKLSNAVGLNSASFNAARLVGPGVAGLLIAAVGSGWLFILNGVTFGATILALMYMRTRELHVLPSAPREKGQIREGIRYVRRRTDIIVIMVVVGVVSTFGLNFQLTSAMMAKVEFGKGPGEYGILGSILAIGSLTGALLAARRERPRVRLVIGSAFGFAVATGVMALMPTYPSYAIACIPVGLASLTMMTAANSTIQMSVDPVMRGRVMSLYMIVFLGATPVGSPLVGWIAEAWGPRWAIGVGSITAGLVAVGAAVWAVRNWHLEVRYRVLQRPHLVVRYLDAGTPADRSARAETSRRLGIEDAEEAARAA, from the coding sequence ATGAGCGCGACGTTCTCCTCCCTGAAGTACTACAACTACCGCGTCTGGTTCGGTGCCGCGCTCGTCGCGAACGTCGGCACCTGGATGCAGCGTGTCGCGCAGGACTGGCTCGTCCTCACCGACCTCACCGACAACTCCGGCATCGCCGTCGGCGTCGTGACAGCGCTGCAGTTCGCGCCCGTGCTCGCCCTGTCCGCGTGGGCGGGCCTGCTCGCCGACCGCCTCCCGCGCCGCCGGCTCCTCATGGCCACGCAGGGCGCGATGGGTGTGCTCGCCCTCGGTCTCGGTGCCCTCGTCCTGTCCGGGCGCGTCGAGCTCTGGCACGTCTACGTGTTCGCCGGGCTCCTCGGTGTCGTCACCGCGTTCGACAACCCGGTGCGCCAGACCTTCGTCGCCGAGATGGTCCCCGCCGACAAGCTGTCCAACGCCGTCGGGCTCAACAGCGCGTCGTTCAACGCCGCGCGCCTCGTCGGGCCGGGCGTCGCCGGGCTGCTCATCGCGGCCGTCGGCTCGGGCTGGCTCTTCATCCTCAACGGCGTGACGTTCGGGGCGACGATCCTCGCGCTCATGTACATGCGCACGCGCGAGCTCCACGTCCTGCCCAGCGCACCCCGCGAGAAGGGACAGATCCGCGAGGGCATCCGGTACGTGCGCCGGCGCACCGACATCATCGTCATCATGGTCGTCGTCGGCGTCGTGTCGACGTTCGGGCTCAACTTCCAGCTCACGTCCGCGATGATGGCCAAGGTCGAGTTCGGCAAGGGGCCGGGGGAGTACGGGATCCTCGGGTCCATCCTCGCGATCGGGTCGTTGACCGGCGCCCTGCTCGCCGCACGGCGCGAGCGGCCGCGCGTCCGGCTCGTCATCGGGTCCGCGTTCGGGTTCGCCGTCGCGACGGGCGTCATGGCCCTCATGCCGACCTACCCGAGCTACGCGATCGCCTGCATCCCCGTGGGTCTCGCGTCGCTCACGATGATGACCGCCGCCAACTCCACGATCCAGATGTCCGTCGACCCGGTCATGCGGGGGCGGGTCATGTCGCTCTACATGATCGTGTTCCTCGGCGCGACGCCGGTCGGGTCGCCGCTCGTCGGCTGGATCGCCGAGGCCTGGGGCCCACGCTGGGCCATCGGGGTCGGATCGATCACCGCCGGCCTCGTCGCCGTGGGCGCGGCCGTGTGGGCGGTGCGCAACTGGCACCTCGAGGTCCGCTACCGCGTCCTCCAGCGCCCGCACCTGGTGGTGCGCTACCTCGACGCGGGCACCCCGGCGGACCGCTCGGCCCGCGCCGAGACGAGCCGTCGCCTCGGGATCGAGGACGCGGAGGAGGCGGCCCGCGCCGCCTGA
- a CDS encoding MarR family winged helix-turn-helix transcriptional regulator — MALTRISRRLRAQRGEADLPEGRFGVLTVLHKHGAMSPSELAEHERVRPPSMTRAVNALVEMGLVEKSEHPSDRRQVVVRLTDAGVREVKETRRRRDAWLTQQLSSLTPDERETLARASELLTRIAAR, encoded by the coding sequence GTGGCGCTCACCCGTATCTCGCGCCGTCTGCGCGCCCAGCGCGGCGAGGCCGACCTGCCCGAGGGTCGGTTCGGCGTCCTCACGGTGCTGCACAAGCACGGCGCCATGTCGCCGAGCGAGCTCGCCGAGCACGAGCGCGTCCGGCCGCCGTCGATGACCCGGGCCGTCAACGCCCTCGTCGAGATGGGGCTCGTGGAGAAGAGCGAGCACCCGAGCGACCGCCGCCAGGTCGTCGTGCGGCTCACCGACGCCGGTGTGCGCGAGGTCAAGGAGACCCGCCGCCGCCGGGACGCGTGGCTCACGCAGCAGCTGTCCTCCCTCACCCCCGATGAAAGAGAGACCTTGGCCCGCGCCAGTGAGCTGTTGACCCGGATCGCCGCCCGATGA
- the manA gene encoding mannose-6-phosphate isomerase, class I — protein sequence MTSAADERSGEVSVDDAVPAGRPPAFYRLDNTVQPYDWGSTSAIQELLGVDPDGRPAAELWMGAHPLAPSRVVPDGEDRPGGAPRPGGAAASGSTLADLVRADPVGVLGQRVLDQYGPRLPYLLKVLAAERALSLQVHPRPHLARAGFNRENREGVARDSPLRSFHDDQHKPEMVVAVSRFEGLSGFRRPTRILELLDGLDGDLVGRMRAALVARPTEAGVRAAFTLALHARSEPDVAADLARTVASVRARADAPAGTPAGPGAAAAPGAPRRTSRRADATVLALAEQHPGDPGAVVSLMLNRVTLAPGESMFVPSGHVHAYLSGCAVEVMASSDNVLRAGLTSKLVDVDALLECATCTPGPAARPRLVDDGSGLVTYRPPVAEFALRAGRITGPVPLPDAGPRVVLCLDGAVTLAGGSGARSVELRLARGESVFVPHGTGPVVARGDGRAVVAYVP from the coding sequence ATGACGAGCGCGGCGGACGAGCGGTCGGGAGAGGTGTCGGTCGACGACGCCGTCCCCGCCGGTCGTCCGCCCGCGTTCTACCGGCTGGACAACACGGTCCAGCCCTACGACTGGGGCTCGACGTCGGCGATCCAGGAGCTCCTGGGGGTGGACCCGGACGGTCGTCCGGCGGCCGAGCTCTGGATGGGCGCGCACCCGCTCGCGCCGTCGCGCGTGGTGCCCGACGGCGAGGATCGCCCGGGCGGGGCACCGCGCCCGGGCGGGGCGGCAGCGTCGGGCTCGACGCTCGCCGACCTGGTGCGCGCGGACCCGGTGGGGGTGCTGGGCCAGCGCGTGCTCGACCAGTACGGTCCCCGGCTGCCGTACCTCCTCAAGGTGCTCGCCGCCGAGCGCGCGCTCTCGCTGCAGGTCCACCCACGACCGCACCTCGCGCGCGCCGGGTTCAACCGCGAGAACCGGGAGGGCGTGGCGCGCGACTCGCCGCTGCGCAGCTTCCACGACGACCAGCACAAGCCCGAGATGGTCGTGGCGGTGTCGCGCTTCGAGGGCCTGTCGGGCTTCCGTCGGCCGACCCGCATCCTCGAGCTCCTCGACGGCCTCGACGGCGACCTCGTCGGGCGCATGCGGGCGGCCCTCGTCGCGCGCCCCACGGAGGCGGGCGTCCGCGCGGCGTTCACGCTGGCGCTGCACGCGCGGTCCGAGCCCGACGTCGCGGCGGACCTCGCACGGACCGTCGCGTCGGTGCGGGCCCGGGCCGACGCTCCGGCCGGGACCCCGGCCGGTCCCGGTGCCGCGGCGGCTCCCGGCGCCCCCCGCCGCACGTCGAGGCGTGCCGACGCCACGGTGCTCGCGCTCGCCGAGCAGCACCCGGGCGACCCGGGCGCCGTCGTCTCTCTCATGCTCAACCGGGTCACGCTCGCGCCCGGGGAGTCGATGTTCGTGCCGTCCGGCCACGTCCACGCCTACCTGTCCGGCTGCGCGGTCGAGGTCATGGCGAGCTCGGACAACGTCCTGCGCGCCGGGCTCACGAGCAAGCTCGTCGACGTCGACGCGCTGCTCGAGTGCGCGACCTGCACGCCCGGTCCCGCGGCGCGCCCGCGGCTGGTCGACGACGGGTCCGGACTCGTCACCTACCGCCCGCCCGTCGCGGAGTTCGCGCTGCGGGCGGGTCGGATCACGGGTCCGGTGCCGCTGCCCGACGCCGGTCCGCGCGTCGTGCTGTGCCTGGACGGTGCGGTGACGCTCGCCGGAGGCTCCGGCGCGCGCTCCGTCGAGCTACGCCTGGCGCGCGGCGAGTCGGTCTTCGTCCCGCACGGGACGGGTCCGGTGGTCGCGCGCGGCGACGGCCGCGCCGTCGTCGCCTACGTGCCCTGA
- a CDS encoding NCS2 family permease, whose product MSTPTSVHEDEQAPAPASGAIDRFFKITERGSTIGTEIRGGLVTFFAMAYIIVLNPLIIGTVQDGTGQFLGGGDAPDFGKIAAATALVAGVMTIAMGVFANFPLGLAAGLGLNAVVAYSIASLPGVTWADAMGLVVIEGLIILLLVLTGFREAVFRAVPVELKTAISVGIGLFIALIGLVNAGFVTAGSGTLLALGNLGTWPILVFVVGLVLTIVLWVRKVKGALLVAILTATALAVVLENTLHIGAKAPDGSNPDGFNLNAPTFDGVVQVPDFGLLGQFSLLGSFQNIATVTVILLVFSLLLADFFDTMGTMVAVGAEARLNDADGVPPRSRAILVVDSLAAAAGGAGSVSSNTSFVESTTGAGEGARTGLASVVTGVAFLLATFLSPLVALVPYEAAAPALVFVGFLMMTQIAGISWKNVEIAIPAFLTIIVMPFTYSIADGIGAGFLAFVVIKLALGKIRAIHPLMWVASAMFLVYFLLGPIREALGV is encoded by the coding sequence ATGTCCACACCCACCTCCGTCCACGAGGACGAGCAGGCGCCTGCCCCCGCGTCCGGCGCGATCGACCGCTTCTTCAAGATCACCGAGCGCGGCTCGACGATCGGCACCGAGATCCGTGGTGGTCTCGTCACGTTCTTCGCGATGGCCTACATCATCGTGCTGAACCCGCTGATCATCGGGACGGTCCAGGACGGCACGGGCCAGTTCCTCGGTGGTGGCGACGCGCCCGACTTCGGCAAGATCGCCGCGGCGACCGCGCTCGTCGCGGGCGTCATGACGATCGCCATGGGCGTCTTCGCGAACTTCCCCCTCGGTCTCGCGGCCGGGCTGGGCCTCAACGCGGTCGTGGCGTACTCCATCGCCTCGCTGCCGGGGGTGACCTGGGCGGACGCGATGGGCCTCGTCGTCATCGAGGGCCTCATCATCCTGCTCCTCGTGCTCACCGGGTTCCGCGAGGCGGTCTTCCGCGCGGTCCCGGTCGAGCTGAAGACGGCCATCAGCGTGGGCATCGGCCTCTTCATCGCGCTCATCGGCCTCGTCAACGCGGGCTTCGTCACGGCGGGCAGCGGCACGCTCCTCGCGCTCGGCAACCTCGGCACGTGGCCGATCCTCGTGTTCGTGGTCGGGCTCGTGCTGACGATCGTGCTGTGGGTCCGCAAGGTCAAGGGCGCGCTGCTCGTCGCGATCCTCACGGCCACCGCGCTCGCCGTCGTGCTGGAGAACACGCTGCACATCGGCGCCAAGGCGCCCGACGGCTCCAACCCGGACGGCTTCAACCTCAACGCGCCCACGTTCGACGGCGTCGTGCAGGTCCCGGACTTCGGCCTCCTCGGCCAGTTCTCGCTCCTGGGCTCGTTCCAGAACATCGCGACCGTCACCGTGATCCTGCTGGTGTTCTCGCTCCTGCTCGCGGACTTCTTCGACACGATGGGCACCATGGTCGCCGTCGGCGCCGAGGCGCGGCTCAACGACGCCGACGGCGTCCCGCCGCGCTCGCGCGCGATCCTCGTGGTCGACTCGCTCGCCGCGGCCGCGGGCGGCGCGGGCTCCGTGTCGTCGAACACGAGCTTCGTCGAGTCCACGACCGGCGCGGGCGAGGGGGCGCGCACGGGTCTCGCCTCGGTCGTCACGGGCGTCGCGTTCCTGCTCGCGACGTTCCTGTCGCCGCTCGTCGCGCTCGTGCCCTACGAGGCCGCCGCACCGGCGCTGGTCTTCGTCGGGTTCCTCATGATGACCCAGATCGCCGGCATCTCCTGGAAGAACGTCGAGATCGCGATCCCGGCCTTCCTCACCATCATCGTCATGCCGTTCACCTACTCGATCGCGGACGGCATCGGCGCGGGCTTCCTCGCGTTCGTCGTGATCAAGCTCGCGCTCGGGAAGATCCGCGCGATCCACCCGCTCATGTGGGTCGCGTCGGCGATGTTCCTCGTGTACTTCCTCCTCGGCCCGATCCGGGAAGCACTGGGCGTCTAG
- a CDS encoding sugar transferase, which produces MSHSVTEDARRSLRTLLATTPAARIRAARAAFAAQGWEVAYRRRLLLTDTAVIVVAVLVAYFLRWDQFIDEPVREARVPYVVLSLLVGVAWSLSLVASRTRDPRVMGSGPTEYHRIFDASWRLFAVLAVLAFLLRFPEARGYLAFAFPIGLGGLLLGRYAWRQWLHGQRAHGRMRSAVLAIGHRDQAERLIRDLNGRDESGYRVVGVCVPSGGFGAGEEIRGVPVLGELRHAGEVATRVGADVVAVSGSDAITAEVVRRLGWELEPYGVDLMLTAELADVAGPRITITPAESVSLLHVDAPRFTGPKFAVKSVIDWAGAALITLAALPVLVLVALAVRITSRGPVLFRQERVGRNGRTFPMFKFRSMRSGADREVQHLEEQNDGAGPLFKMRDDPRVTRVGRVLRRYSLDELPQLFNVLRGDMSLVGPRPPLPREVQKYEKKVRRRLLVKPGLTGLWQVGGRSDLSWEESVRLDVYYVENWTMFGDFLILARTARAVFSGSGAY; this is translated from the coding sequence ATGTCCCACAGCGTCACCGAGGACGCCAGGCGGAGCCTGCGCACCCTTCTCGCCACGACTCCCGCGGCCCGGATCCGGGCTGCGCGCGCCGCGTTCGCCGCGCAGGGCTGGGAGGTCGCCTACCGCCGCCGCCTCCTGCTCACGGACACCGCCGTGATCGTCGTCGCCGTCCTCGTCGCCTACTTCCTCCGCTGGGACCAGTTCATCGACGAGCCCGTCCGCGAGGCTCGCGTGCCGTACGTGGTGCTGAGCCTCCTCGTCGGCGTCGCCTGGTCCCTCTCGCTCGTCGCGAGCCGGACGCGCGACCCGCGGGTCATGGGGAGCGGTCCCACCGAGTACCACCGGATCTTCGACGCGTCGTGGCGCCTCTTCGCGGTCCTCGCGGTCCTCGCGTTCCTGCTCCGCTTCCCGGAGGCGCGGGGCTACCTCGCGTTCGCGTTCCCGATCGGCCTCGGCGGCCTCCTCCTCGGCCGGTACGCGTGGCGGCAGTGGCTGCACGGTCAGCGGGCCCACGGGCGCATGCGCTCCGCGGTGCTCGCGATCGGCCACCGCGACCAGGCCGAGCGGCTCATCCGCGACCTCAACGGCCGCGACGAGTCGGGGTACCGCGTCGTCGGCGTGTGCGTCCCGTCGGGCGGGTTCGGGGCGGGCGAGGAGATCCGCGGCGTCCCGGTCCTCGGGGAGCTGCGGCACGCGGGCGAGGTCGCCACGCGGGTCGGTGCGGACGTCGTCGCCGTGTCGGGCTCGGACGCCATCACGGCCGAGGTCGTCCGGCGGCTGGGCTGGGAGCTCGAGCCGTACGGCGTCGACCTCATGCTCACGGCAGAGCTCGCGGACGTCGCCGGGCCCCGCATCACCATCACGCCCGCGGAGAGCGTCTCGCTCCTGCACGTCGACGCGCCCCGCTTCACGGGCCCCAAGTTCGCCGTGAAGTCGGTCATCGACTGGGCCGGCGCGGCGCTCATCACGCTCGCCGCGCTGCCGGTGCTCGTGCTCGTCGCGCTCGCCGTCCGCATCACCAGCCGCGGCCCGGTGCTGTTCCGCCAGGAGCGCGTCGGCCGCAACGGTCGGACGTTCCCCATGTTCAAGTTCCGGTCGATGCGCTCCGGCGCCGACCGCGAGGTCCAGCACCTCGAGGAGCAGAACGACGGCGCCGGGCCGCTGTTCAAGATGCGCGACGACCCGCGCGTCACGCGCGTCGGTCGCGTGCTGCGCCGCTACTCGCTCGACGAGCTCCCGCAGCTCTTCAACGTGCTGCGCGGCGACATGAGCCTCGTCGGACCGCGGCCACCGCTGCCGCGCGAGGTCCAGAAGTATGAGAAGAAGGTGCGCCGTCGCCTCCTGGTCAAGCCCGGCCTCACGGGACTGTGGCAGGTCGGCGGCAGGTCGGACCTGTCGTGGGAGGAGAGCGTCCGCCTGGACGTCTACTACGTCGAGAACTGGACGATGTTCGGCGACTTCCTCATCCTCGCGCGCACGGCGCGCGCGGTGTTCTCCGGCTCCGGGGCCTACTGA
- a CDS encoding DUF2530 domain-containing protein, translated as MPSFVTLLLHPDRRRPDPGPWRVDLRVVILVGMGLWTVALVVCTVLLVTGTIAPRAVATCGVGLVLGLLGLVWERRNRTRYGASSDD; from the coding sequence GTGCCCTCGTTCGTCACGCTGCTGCTCCACCCCGACCGCCGCCGCCCCGACCCCGGGCCCTGGCGGGTCGACCTGCGCGTCGTGATCCTCGTCGGCATGGGCCTCTGGACGGTCGCGCTCGTCGTGTGCACGGTCCTGCTCGTGACCGGCACGATCGCCCCGCGCGCCGTCGCGACGTGCGGCGTCGGCCTCGTCCTCGGCCTGCTCGGCCTCGTGTGGGAGCGCCGGAACCGCACCCGCTACGGGGCGTCGTCGGACGACTGA